AATAACGATGTTTAGAATAACCCTGCAAATGACATCAGAGTGCTGTTGGTTTGGTATTTGAATCTACGTTACCGTTAGCTTGGTGGCTAGGTGCTAGCTAACGACACTGAGGTGACATCACAGACCGAGCCGACCGCGGCCTGGTTCTGCTGCTAGCCCGGTGATTGACAGCCTGTCAACTAGCAAGGTGGCTTATTTCATTTTGGACGACAGTCGTCTTATCTCTTCCGATGGGTTTTATTAGCAACGTACATGTCTGGAGAATTTGAGGCGGCAAGCCAACTAATTAGCAACCGCTTGTTAATTTTGGTAACGACTGCAGCAGAGAGCTGAGTGACCGTGAACCAACATCAGCATCCACAGTGTGGCCTGCGAGCAGCCCACAAGCTGTGTTAACATTAGCCAGCTATTCTTCCTCCAAACAGCCTTTGGTAATGTTGACAGGCAGTTGACATCTTTAGCGCATATTATTTGTAGTTAGCAAATGCGCAAACCATTCATTGTTATTTAGAAGTTGTCAACGTCAACaagtcagatgtgttttgaTGTTGCTGTTTCCAGTACCAGTCATGATGCAACAGACAACATATTTGACTGTTTGGTTGCAGACAATGCTAgcttttgctctttttctttgaGTGTTTCAGCTGTGGTCAGAGAGAACACCACAGTGGTGGCATTTAAAGGGAAAGTCCACCCTAAAAATGAATTTACATCATGCTGTTCCAGTAGTTGTTTGTTGAACAGCAAAGTTAGTATCTACAAACACTGCTCAAAGTCAGAGGCTCAAATGTATGACATCATTGGGTGATATTTTGTTGATGGTTCACTGACAGTCAGTTTATTGTAGTGACTTTTATTTCAAGACAATAATTTGTTCTGTTATTCTCTGTGAAGTAGAGCATTAtagattaatcgtttggtctgtGAAATGTTGTAAATAGTGAAACCCATCGCAATTTCCTGAAGTgcaaggtgatgtcatcaaattgtTTTGTGATCAGCAGTCCAAAACTTCAAGATATTTAATTTGCTATCACAAAGAACAGGAAAtcagcaaattctcacaataGGAAatgcacaggtgtaaataataaatgacgGTTGAATCACATTTAGCTCCTTCACTGTAACTAAATGGGACACACGAATAGCTAAAGTCGTTaaccattgttaatgttataaataacacctgtgcttttcctactatgacaagtgaAGTcagaatgtctgctgtgaaaaaggcttgttgagaagctggaaccagggaatctttgcttgaaaaattacttgaatgattaatcgattatcaacaTAGTTGCAGAATATTCATGTCTGTTTATCAGCTAATCACTTTATCGACTAATCATTTCTTCTGTGGAGCATCCCCAGCTCTGAGATTTGTCTCTAGATGCAGTCAGCaccacattttcattttctagtTTGTTGTCAGCTTAAGACATTATAgaaataaattctgttttagATTGCATATTCcctttaatgttattttcactTGTCTGCCCCACTGATATCACTTGACCCAAAGTCACCTGTGCCTCATTAGAGAATGTGAGTTTTTCTCATGttctttttgtgtctctctctctctctctctctctctcagtctgtgttTATCTATCCTTCCGGCCACCCACACTCAGAAATGCTCAGAAATTGGCCCACAGCAGCTCCCAACCAAATAAGATTTTAGTCTACACAGTTTCTGCCCTTGACAGGTTGTTTTGCTGTCTCCCTCCTAAGATGATCACAAACACTCCCCAGAATCCTTTGATTGGATCTGCTTAGCTCCAGCACATTTTCTGTGTGAACGGTGATAATTAGTTTTATGATTCAGCCCATGAGGATTTGTTTAAGCCAAAACGTAGTTACACTTAATTGCAGTTTTTCCCTGACATGAGTAATACTAAATACATATGGAATTATGTGGCCACATTATTAGCATAAAGTGGTGATGTAAGCCTATTACGTTGATTATCTCATGCTGTAACACTCACTGCTAAAGCAGtgaaataaacatgaaacatcCCAGGCTTAAAAAACAGACTTTGCCATCTATCTCATGTTGTTCATCTCTGTTTGAGATAGTCACAGCTATAATAGACGTCATTGTGCCTGCATCCCTTGTGAGTGAATTGGGATGCACTGCATAGTTGTGGTTAGGCAGCAGTGGCTggctgtgttgtttttgcacAGCCCACCAAAGCACCCGTGAGAAGCCAGGAGGTCCTGGATCACCAGAGGAAGCCAGTGGCATGTACTCTACCCCTCTGGTTCTCAGGATGCAAGATGGGCTGATCAATAGGACCGCCTGCTTGCGTCTAGACTCAACTAGCTGCTTTGGACGATACCTCAAAGGAGAGGCTTGGATTTCTTGGGAAACTTTTCCTTCTTgtacactgtaaatattttgcCTCCTTTACCCGCTCTCTCATGCTGCTTACTAAGTGTGTTTCCCCTGCTCAGTGCACACACCCCTGCTCTCTTGCCTTGCTGTTTGATCTTTGATGCAGGCCTGGCTGTTTAAAAGAATATCAAAGAAGGATGGCCTACTATAGCTTAACCTCACCAGCAGGACAAGTCCAGGCCTACTTTTAAGAGCTTGATTCACACGGGTTTAAAGAAAGCTTTGGTATGGTTGTACAGTCTTAAAATTGTAGTGCACAAACCAGAACATTAATTGTATTACCTGTCATTACGTCTGTATTAAAATGTCTCTAATATGCGTCACTGGTTTGAGTCTGTGTCTGAATCGATAACGTTATGGCTCAAGTAATCCTGTTTTGGCAAGTAGGTGTGTAATGGTAGATAGAGACATGGTGTGATATGTCTTTGTTTACTAATAGCCCTGATAGTGTCACTGCTTTGTCATGTGATTGTTGCTGTGGTTGAGGGTGAGGCAGCTGAGTAGCACATAAGAGCGAATACAGTCTCACATTAACAACACTTTTACTTGCTGAAGACTGTTGACGGAATTAAAGAGAGAATCTCGAAAAAAAGGATCAGTCACGGGTCTGAAAGGGATGATGTAACTGTGAATTTCTGTCCTCTTCTTAGTTTGCTCATTTAAGCAGTTAAACCTTACTCTCTGAATGTCTTCGCCACGCCACGCACTTTATCAACCTCTATTTTTCCTTCTCCCCCGGCACCTTTCTATTTACAGGTGAACGGCCAGTCAGCCAGCCAGCTCTCTGTTGCAATGGATGCCTGTGCCCGTATTAGAGGAGCCCCACTAAGGTCCAGGGCCTCAGTCCGGAAAGAGGTCTGTCTACAGGGATTCTTTATGCCTGCCATCACatctgacatttatttattacccGGACAATTGCACCTGATATCAAAAAGCAATTTTTTGAAAGACAAAGTGAAATCAGATTTAGCTTGCACAAAGCAATGACTTCTGCATTTTCCTTCCGCATGTTATGTTGATGTTATGTTAAAAAGCAAAAGATCTGGTCTTGCCTGTTTGTCCGGTATTCATTAagtataatatacagtatttatatgaACTCTTTGATCAtgtgcttgttgttgctgttactTCAGTCTCTAATGTGGTGAGGCCAGTTCAGATCttcaatttgtttttgaatatcAGACTGAATATAATCTGATTACCCACAATCCATGTGAAGGTCATGTGTAAAGGCAGGCAGATGCACTAAATACAGTTCTTTTTCTCAGTTATCTTTCATGCACGCTACGGTGAAGGACAAGCGCATACACATTGGTTTCTCATTAGGTTTGTTGGATGAACATATGCTTAGTGAAAAATAccctgcgtgtgtgtttgcagacTGTGCGTGACAGCGGGGCGCAGTGTGTGAAGAACCTCTTTAGGAACAAAAAGGAGCTATGCAGCATTGGCTTAGAGCTCCCAGCCAGAGACACCACGAGACTGACAGAGGTTTGTCACACACTGACATCAGCGCAAACATATACAAAGCTTAATTAATGCCAAATCAAGAGATATTAATATTGACCATTGATTGTGCTCTTTCAgattcattttgtgtgtctgcctgGTCAGTGTGAAGGGGAAGATGTCGCTCAACAGGTATGTTTTCATAATTGCATTATGGGTAAAgataaaacactgaaagaaTACAAATCCAGTCTTGATTTGGAAGTGATGGACACTGGGTCCGTTTAGAAGTGGTAACATAGAATaatttgcctttgttttctcgGTAGTTCTTGTAGTTAACCAGTTGAGCTCAAAGCTAACATGCGTCATCTTCCTCCTCAGGCTTTGTCATCCCTTCCAGCTGGGCTGTGTGAGCTACTCAGGTCCCTCCACGTTCACGGCCTCAAGAATGACGAAGTTCTGCTGCTCAAAGACACCCGCAGGCTGGCAGATCACAAGGATGCCGGGCCTCAGGTGGGTGTCAGACCTTTCATATTGAAGGAATGTGTTTGATCATCATGTTGAGTAAAGCAAAAAGTGGGCAGAAAGCAGGGAAGTGAGCGGGGTGAATAAGAGGAAGTAGTTTTTCTGTGCACTGCAGTTggttcctttaaaaaaaaaaaaaaaaaaaagagaaaaatgcacAAGTGGCTTGAAAGAAGTACTTAAGATAAAGCTTTTTTCCATAACATTCTGTCGCAGTAATTTTCTTGGAAAGGCTATCTTTATCTTGAAGCCAGGACAATTTTGGAGAATCATCTAGAAATAAGATACTTTACACCAGAAACATTGAATACACAATTGAATACTTTAATTACATACTGTTATATTTGATAtagatataaaatgtaaattactttttaagTGTGACATTTTTGTTACGTGTTCCTAAAATTCTTGTTGCTGTTGATGAAATTGTTTTCCCATTTCATGGCCTTGTCTGTCCCTGCGTGTAAACTAGACGTACTGAGTCTTTCTCACGCTTTAGAAGAATCACAGGTGGGACAGATAGACCAAGTTGTTGTCTTTTCAGCCCACGACTGTAACCTTGTCCTTCCTGGTCCTGTGGGTTCACAGGCCTTGCAGCTCACTCTGTGGTTTTGTTGTCCACTGCAGACGGTGAGACCTCCCACCTCTCTACATTACAGAGTGCCAAGTGATTTTGCATTCTGCATATGCAACATATCAACTTGCAGTCAAAGTGCAGACATAACAACCCACTTCCGAccctctttcctccctcctgtAAGATCAGAATAAGAAAATTTCCCatgtgaattatttttattttcaaaagccATGATCTTTTAAATTATCAGCTGGGCTTGTTTCCAAGTGATGCAGGACATTGTCACTTTGACAGTTGTATAGACTCTGCTTTCCTGTCGCTGTGACCAGTTAACCAGACTTCTACCAGTCTGTATTTCTCTTTgccttctcttccttcctttttatttttctcgcTTTCTGTCTTACTATGCTGTTTCCCTCTGCCTGCAGTGTTGGttaaaggctgtgtgtgtgctgaggcACAACCCCAGCACTAGCGTCTACCCTCAGGCCACTGTAGCATCATTAGTGGGCTTGCTTGGGTGCTACGTGGCAGGAGTCCGCTATGCTTTGGAGCTACAGGCTCTTCAGAGGGGAACAGCTGAGTCCAGCCAGCCAGAGGAAGATGACACCAACCAGTCTGTCTCATCAATCGAGGATGACTTTGTCACAGCCCTGGAGCATCTTGAGGAGGACGACACAGGAGACAATTCCTGTAGGTTTAACATATAATGTGTAGTGGCATTTAGTAGCTTCAAGGCTCttatgcagagagagagagagagtcttgTGACCCCATCAGTTCAATAgagatatttttgaaaaatacaaaatgtagaCATGAATTTAAAAGCCCtttgtttttatacagtcaTAATTTATgcattattaattaaataaaagtggcAGGAATTTAATATCAGCACACCGTTAGATGGCAATAATAAGTTATGTTCTAGTTGGGTTACACTTTTTCCTCTACCTTTTGTATAATTATGGCAAAATGGATGAACTGATTTGTTTGTAGCCAGATTTCTTTTTGGATAACTTTTTGTAACGTTTATCTTTTATCCCCTCtttgtatgtattttacataATCGGTTTTCTCCCATCTCTCTATGTCCACAGCTTCCTATCGCCATTTTAAAAAACGTGATGTGGCATCACAGACAGTCCCAGCCCACAAGAGACGGAAGGAATTATCAGGCTCCCGCATTATCATAAGCTCGTCTTCGAAGAAGTATTCGGCCAAGCATAGGTCAGGTCCAGATGTATCTGTGACAGTGCAGAGATCATCAGGCATGGAAACCCAGTGGACCTACTGCAGTCCCGGCGCCCGTCTCCCCTCACCTTCGATTCATGTCAGTGAATCTGAGGAGTCCGACTGCTCCAGCCCCAGCCCAATCATTTTCCTGGATGAGGTGGGCTACCAGAAGAGCCTGCTGGCTAAGCTGGACATCCCCCAGGTGCCTGGGGGCCCCAGAGAGCGAGTTGAAGATTCAGACTCTGAAGTCAGTGAATTCTTTGACAGTTTTGACCAGTTTGATGACCTGGAGGAGCTGAGCTCAGAGAGCTGCACTCTCACACTGCCTCTGGATGCCATCAGTGCCCCAACCACACAGAAGAAGTCCGCTGAGTCCAGCACCAGTGGGTCAGCATCCAAATATGTTTCTAGAGGCTGCTCGACAAAGGGTATGAATCCTCACCGCTTTGACCAACCCACTCTCCCAGCCAATGTGAAAAAACCCACTCCTCTAAAACCAGGTTCTCCCTACTCACTCCACTCAGAGGTGCCTGACTCCCCTCGACCAGTGCAGACCCCCTCTGAGGACAATGGTGGCCCACTCTTCAGTCCCATCAGCTCCTCGGCCTTCAGCCCCCTGGTGGACTCTAGTGGAACACTGGAATACTTCTGGAAGAAAGATGAAGATGGACAGGACAGCTCAGAGCTACGTAAACCTCAAGATCTCTGTTCTTTATATAAGACTTATTCAGACTTTGCCAGCAGCCTGTCGAAAGAAATTCTGGGGTCTGTGTGTGGCTACCAGTCTGCCGTTGACATTAGTGACAACAAGAATCTTAGCTGTGTCTGCCACAAGGAATTCAAGAACCCGTCGGGCTACCTGATGAAGCTCTCAGAAATCCAAGAGACTGTAACAGTGGCCAAGCTGCAGAAGAAGTCCCAGTCTCTGAAAGATGGCATTCAGAGGTTTGCCACCGACCTTGTGGAAATGAGTCTGGGCAGCGCTTTGCGAGACCTCCAAAAAGGTGTATCCTCCTGTACCACTACCCTCTGTCACCTAGCTGCCAGGCTCACCTCTTCAGTGTTTCAGATGGCCTTCCATGAAATTGGCATGCGCCACGCCTATGTGTTGAAGGAACGAGCAATCAATGGGTTAGCTGGCTTCCTAGTCGGGGAGGCTGTGTCTGGGGCGCTGAAAGAGTTCCTGACAGTGAAGAAACAGATTTTCCACAACACAGTGACACGTTTTGCGGCTGATCTGGCTGAAGAGCTGGTGTTTGAAGGCATAATGGAAGTGTGTCAGTTCTCCCACCCCTCAACCCCTCGCACCCCTAGTGATTGGTCCTTTGGccatgaggaagaggaagaagaggaggttgTTTCCTCCTATGCTTCAGACTTGTCTGAGTCCGTTATCCAGGAGGCCTTCATAGAGCTCTCTCAGGCTGATGTTGCCTTCACTAGCCAAGCGGCTATCAGTGTGTCTCTGGACAACATCTGTTATGTCAGTGCAGAGAACACCAGCACTCACACCTGCAGTACCTTTGCTAACCAGCAGATTTTCAGTGCCAGCTCAGCTGCAGTGGTCCCAGGGCCCTCAGGAGAGGATGCTACCTGCACGGTGAAGAAAGCTCTGTTTACTGTGTCAGGCATGGCCAGCTGTATTCCTGTGCCCCAAGCGGGACAAGCCCTCTCCCACGTCCAGGATCCTGAGGAGACCTGCCAGAATAAGTCTAGCTTGCCAGATACCTCACAGGTCAGCTCCAAAAGAGCAGCAGTATCTTCCTCCGATAACACCACATCTACACAACCTCACCTTTACAGCCATGGAACTCAGACCCCCATAGGAGGAGAGGACTCCTCCCAAGGAAAGTCATCATTCCAAAACTTCTCTGGCAACATGGTGGATATGATCGTAACTGAGGCTTGTGAGCTAATAACCGCTTCTAAGATGAAGAAGAGTTTTGGTGAATGTGCTGGTTTCCTTACGAAGACGATCGGAAGCCAAAGGGGCTCTTCTTCTAAGCAGGATACGGTTGATTATGAGGCTCCAGATTCCCCTTCAAAGCAGGGAGCTGATAGAGAGAGTTTCAGATATGACTCTAGAGATTCTGGGTATGATAGGAAGGGCGTCTTTGTTGAGCAAGTAACAGACCTCAGCATCCCTCACATTTCCTTTCA
This genomic interval from Thunnus thynnus chromosome 11, fThuThy2.1, whole genome shotgun sequence contains the following:
- the akap11 gene encoding A-kinase anchor protein 11 isoform X1, with translation MDACARIRGAPLRSRASVRKETVRDSGAQCVKNLFRNKKELCSIGLELPARDTTRLTEIHFVCLPGQCEGEDVAQQALSSLPAGLCELLRSLHVHGLKNDEVLLLKDTRRLADHKDAGPQCWLKAVCVLRHNPSTSVYPQATVASLVGLLGCYVAGVRYALELQALQRGTAESSQPEEDDTNQSVSSIEDDFVTALEHLEEDDTGDNSSSYRHFKKRDVASQTVPAHKRRKELSGSRIIISSSSKKYSAKHRSGPDVSVTVQRSSGMETQWTYCSPGARLPSPSIHVSESEESDCSSPSPIIFLDEVGYQKSLLAKLDIPQVPGGPRERVEDSDSEVSEFFDSFDQFDDLEELSSESCTLTLPLDAISAPTTQKKSAESSTSGSASKYVSRGCSTKGMNPHRFDQPTLPANVKKPTPLKPGSPYSLHSEVPDSPRPVQTPSEDNGGPLFSPISSSAFSPLVDSSGTLEYFWKKDEDGQDSSELRKPQDLCSLYKTYSDFASSLSKEILGSVCGYQSAVDISDNKNLSCVCHKEFKNPSGYLMKLSEIQETVTVAKLQKKSQSLKDGIQRFATDLVEMSLGSALRDLQKGVSSCTTTLCHLAARLTSSVFQMAFHEIGMRHAYVLKERAINGLAGFLVGEAVSGALKEFLTVKKQIFHNTVTRFAADLAEELVFEGIMEVCQFSHPSTPRTPSDWSFGHEEEEEEEVVSSYASDLSESVIQEAFIELSQADVAFTSQAAISVSLDNICYVSAENTSTHTCSTFANQQIFSASSAAVVPGPSGEDATCTVKKALFTVSGMASCIPVPQAGQALSHVQDPEETCQNKSSLPDTSQVSSKRAAVSSSDNTTSTQPHLYSHGTQTPIGGEDSSQGKSSFQNFSGNMVDMIVTEACELITASKMKKSFGECAGFLTKTIGSQRGSSSKQDTVDYEAPDSPSKQGADRESFRYDSRDSGYDRKGVFVEQVTDLSIPHISFQTGSQSQGRTSCELEPRTRGVAETHPVIMDTLDVPGTEMGGQRRISVPGDDSAPSSGQKSGGTPGTPPSTPQQPSEVSKEKQIKQFSKKLKSKLAKEFSPATPPPTPHDQPEPGPGPKDISPEADKAEFMLKLMRSLSEEADGNEDEEEEELAEEGGVGGTNRCLETGGGRHELNQMSARRMSNKEALHYAERLACHIVSMATEMDTLGVAEEEGEMSKGSERRRDSVAQFSEQTLNTLWVYAGEVAGEVINDVKRMVSSAQQCPYHRALRRRSLDRSISECLHYHHQHQSQTSTDQNRDWRVGRLAEQWSNDLIASVLRSPTSTSSTISSSSSGLSSEYPSCESVTDEYAGYLIRVLKKEGGSRELVLDQYASRLAYRSIKQGLAHASRKIKQKSSSTRLHSSKSLPDEWKASSSEASSPKDRAESVACPPSDDAQCCCKDSEEQGQREYMDLVNFAESLAYNITCDVTRKLHLSSVRLPKSLTDPCLYKKSKLENMAENLIRNSFSCPLLSKEGKSRHYHSTGSLYDGGYSSRVMQVIEHYARKIVDDTLKMSLASVGHSSRDHQRAQGQDRHSHTQRLSEGTALSQALGERTCRYCQVQECPYCTKLSRHHHQPVLQRRKRGQECQTRAERLSGLEIPKIHIDLDHRAAFAEEMVSMAMETAKRELSNTSLNADSGIGHDGTSYAESLTAEIMTSALSNICQAANISSPGREATESTVSQQLSVGDDSLGSWSNLSFEDEHLDDNSSFLHLSDSSNGNSSSWSSLGLEGEACEERMSFSPSDSDNTEDKETEVKEESSGTLCVDRTQVQASRTALVIVNSDVRDLWHGPQYVTLDPQLRSMLQWVAASMADIPQIQLSPDRELQQLPAVVQRLRERKWRVGELLHILLRYCEESQSHSHSQPREEALQADRECHRIPLFQWLLEHA
- the akap11 gene encoding A-kinase anchor protein 11 isoform X2, producing the protein MDACARIRGAPLRSRASVRKETVRDSGAQCVKNLFRNKKELCSIGLELPARDTTRLTEIHFVCLPGQCEGEDVAQQALSSLPAGLCELLRSLHVHGLKNDEVLLLKDTRRLADHKDAGPQCWLKAVCVLRHNPSTSVYPQATVASLVGLLGCYVAGVRYALELQALQRGTAESSQPEEDDTNQSVSSIEDDFVTALEHLEEDDTGDNSSSYRHFKKRDVASQTVPAHKRRKELSGSRIIISSSSKKYSAKHRSGPDVSVTVQRSSGMETQWTYCSPGARLPSPSIHVSESEESDCSSPSPIIFLDEVGYQKSLLAKLDIPQVPGGPRERVEDSDSEVSEFFDSFDQFDDLEELSSESCTLTLPLDAISAPTTQKKSAESSTSGSASKYVSRGCSTKGMNPHRFDQPTLPANVKKPTPLKPGSPYSLHSEVPDSPRPVQTPSEDNGGPLFSPISSSAFSPLVDSSGTLEYFWKKDEDGQDSSELRKPQDLCSLYKTYSDFASSLSKEILGSVCGYQSAVDISDNKNLSCVCHKEFKNPSGYLMKLSEIQETVTVAKLQKKSQSLKDGIQRFATDLVEMSLGSALRDLQKGVSSCTTTLCHLAARLTSSVFQMAFHEIGMRHAYVLKERAINGLAGFLVGEAVSGALKEFLTVKKQIFHNTVTRFAADLAEELVFEGIMEVCQFSHPSTPRTPSDWSFGHEEEEEEEVVSSYASDLSESVIQEAFIELSQADVAFTSQAAISVSLDNICYVSAENTSTHTCSTFANQQIFSASSAAVVPGPSGEDATCTVKKALFTVSGMASCIPVPQAGQALSHVQDPEETCQNKSSLPDTSQVSSKRAAVSSSDNTTSTQPHLYSHGTQTPIGGEDSSQGKSSFQNFSGNMVDMIVTEACELITASKMKKSFGECAGFLTKTIGSQRGSSSKQDTVDYEAPDSPSKQGADRESFRYDSRDSGYDRKGVFVEQVTDLSIPHISFQTGSQSQGRTSCELEPRTRGVAETHPVIMDTLDVPGTEMGGQRRISVPGDDSAPSSGQKSGGTPGTPPSTPQQPSEVSKEKQIKQFSKKLKSKLAKEFSPATPPPTPHDQPEPGPGPKDISPEADKAEFMLKLMRSLSEEADGNEDEEEEELAEEGGVGGTNRCLETGGGRHELNQMSARRMSNKEALHYAERLACHIVSMATEMDTLGVAEEEGEMSKGSERRRDSVAQFSEQTLNTLWVYAGEVAGEVINDVKRMVSSAQQCPYHRALRRRSLDRSISECLHYHHQHQSQTSTDQNRDWRVGRLAEQWSNDLIASVLRSPTSTSSTISSSSSGLSSEYPSCESVTDEYAGYLIRVLKKEGGSRELVLDQYASRLAYRSIKQGLAHASRKIKQKSSSTRLHSSKSLPDEWKASSSEASSPKDRAESVACPPSDDAQCCCKDSEEQGQREYMDLVNFAESLAYNITCDVTRKLHLSSVRLPKSLTDPCLYKKSKLENMAENLIRNSFSCPLLSKEGKSRHYHSTGSLYDGGYSSRVMQVIEHYARKIVDDTLKMSLASVGHSSRDHQRAQGQDRHSHTQRLSEGTALSQALGERTCRYCQVQECPYCTKLSRHHHQPVLQRRKRGQECQTRAERLSGLEIPKIHIDLDHRAAFAEEMVSMAMETAKRELSNTSLNADSGIGHDGTSYAESLTAEIMTSALSNICQAANISSPGREATESTVSQQLSVGDDSLGSWSNLSFEDEHLDDNSSFLHLSDSNGNSSSWSSLGLEGEACEERMSFSPSDSDNTEDKETEVKEESSGTLCVDRTQVQASRTALVIVNSDVRDLWHGPQYVTLDPQLRSMLQWVAASMADIPQIQLSPDRELQQLPAVVQRLRERKWRVGELLHILLRYCEESQSHSHSQPREEALQADRECHRIPLFQWLLEHA
- the akap11 gene encoding A-kinase anchor protein 11 isoform X3, with the translated sequence MDACARIRGAPLRSRASVRKETVRDSGAQCVKNLFRNKKELCSIGLELPARDTTRLTEIHFVCLPGQCEGEDVAQQALSSLPAGLCELLRSLHVHGLKNDEVLLLKDTRRLADHKDAGPQCWLKAVCVLRHNPSTSVYPQATVASLVGLLGCYVAGVRYALELQALQRGTAESSQPEEDDTNQSVSSIEDDFVTALEHLEEDDTGDNSSSYRHFKKRDVASQTVPAHKRRKELSGSRIIISSSSKKYSAKHRSGPDVSVTVQRSSGMETQWTYCSPGARLPSPSIHVSESEESDCSSPSPIIFLDEVGYQKSLLAKLDIPQVPGGPRERVEDSDSEVSEFFDSFDQFDDLEELSSESCTLTLPLDAISAPTTQKKSAESSTSGSASKYVSRGCSTKGMNPHRFDQPTLPANVKKPTPLKPGSPYSLHSEVPDSPRPVQTPSEDNGGPLFSPISSSAFSPLVDSSGTLEYFWKKDEDGQDSSELRKPQDLCSLYKTYSDFASSLSKEILGSVCGYQSAVDISDNKNLSCVCHKEFKNPSGYLMKLSEIQETVTVAKLQKKSQSLKDGIQRFATDLVEMSLGSALRDLQKGVSSCTTTLCHLAARLTSSVFQMAFHEIGMRHAYVLKERAINGLAGFLVGEAVSGALKEFLTVKKQIFHNTVTRFAADLAEELVFEGIMEVCQFSHPSTPRTPSDWSFGHEEEEEEEVVSSYASDLSESVIQEAFIELSQADVAFTSQAAISVSLDNICYVSAENTSTHTCSTFANQQIFSASSAAVVPGPSGEDATCTVKKALFTVSGMASCIPVPQAGQALSHVQDPEETCQNKSSLPDTSQVSSKRAAVSSSDNTTSTQPHLYSHGTQTPIGGEDSSQGKSSFQNFSGNMVDMIVTEACELITASKMKKSFGECAGFLTKTIGSQRGSSSKQDTVDYEAPDSPSKQGADRESFRYDSRDSGYDRKGVFVEQVTDLSIPHISFQTGSQSQGRTSCELEPRTRGVAETHPVIMDTLDVPGTEMGGQRRISVPGDDSAPSSGQKSGGTPGTPPSTPQQPSEVSKEKQIKQFSKKLKSKLAKEFSPATPPPTPHDQPEPGPGPKDISPEADKAEFMLKLMRSLSEEADGNEDEEEEELAEEGGVGGTNRCLETGGGRHELNQMSARRMSNKEALHYAERLACHIVSMATEMDTLGVAEEEGEMSKGSERRRDSVAQFSEQTLNTLWVYAGEVAGEVINDVKRMVSSAQQCPYHRALRRRSLDRSISECLHYHHQHQSQTSTDQNRDWRVGRLAEQWSNDLIASVLRSPTSTSSTISSSSSGLSSEYPSCESVTDEYAGYLIRVLKKEGGSRELVLDQYASRLAYRSIKQGLAHASRKIKQKSSSTRLHSSKSLPDEWKASSSEASSPKDRAESVACPPSDDAQCCCKDSEEQGQREYMDLVNFAESLAYNITCDVTRKLHLSSVRLPKSLTDPCLYKKSKLENMAENLIRNSFSCPLLSKEGKSRHYHSTGSLYDGGYSSRVMQVIEHYARKIVDDTLKMSLASVGHSSRDHQRAQGQDRHSHTQRLSEGTALSQALGERTCRYCQVQECPYCTKLSRHHHQPVLQRRKRGQECQTRAERLSGLEIPKIHIDLDHRAAFAEEMVSMAMETAKRELSNTSLNADSGIGHDGTSYAESLTAEIMTSALSNICQAANISSPGREATESTVSQQLSVGDDSLGSWSNLSFEDEHLDDNSSFLHLSDSDNTEDKETEVKEESSGTLCVDRTQVQASRTALVIVNSDVRDLWHGPQYVTLDPQLRSMLQWVAASMADIPQIQLSPDRELQQLPAVVQRLRERKWRVGELLHILLRYCEESQSHSHSQPREEALQADRECHRIPLFQWLLEHA